Proteins encoded by one window of Winogradskyella sp. PG-2:
- a CDS encoding M16 family metallopeptidase, whose product MKHLKTLLLSLFILIAFSACKQNEAKETTQEFKVDFEKFTLDNGLQVILHVDKSDPLAAVALTAHVGSAREKEGRTGFAHLFEHLLFLESENLGKGGLDQMSARIGGSGANGSTSRDRTNYFQTVPIDALEKMIWAEADKLGYFINTVTEPVLAKEKQVVKNEKRQRVDNRPYGHNSSVINSNLYPSGHPYSWEVIGSLEDLQNATLDDVKEFYKRWYVPNNVTLTIAGDIDVAQTKAWVKKYFDEIPKGDDIPKIEKQSVSLKASKRFFYEDNFARAPRLTMTWPSVYQYHPDAYALSVLSQYLTEGKKAPLNKILVEDQQLTSSVRLSQNSSEIAGQLMLSVTAFNQTNLNTIAAGINDGFRDFEVNGISETDLNRIKAGQETSFYNGLSSVLGKGFQLAQYEIFAGDPGFINKDVKNILAVTPEDVMRVYDKYIKDKNYIATSFVPKGQMNLVLDNSQLANVVEEKIIEGAEEEFDPSLAASYEKTPSSFDRSIEPPYGKSPELNIPQVWKHELDSGINVFGIQNTEVPLVQFEMQIDGGLLLESKDKVGVSNLLARLMTKGTKNKTPEQLENAIESLGARISTYATDESIVISGNTLSKHFNETMDLVTEILLEPRWDEKEFGLLKQSTISSIQRSKANPNSIASNEFAKLLYGEQNILAYNNSGTETSVNSITIMDLQNYYNTNLTPKLTNMHVVGAISETDVITTLEKINNTWEAKNVVLPELAIPLYPKTSKVYFYDVPGAKQSEIRFGYPALKTTHKDYYKASVMNYRLGGGSFASQLTQQLREGKGYTYGIRSRFSGSSHQGEFTISSGIRTNVTYEATSLVKQILEDYGTNYSETDLDVTKGYTIKSNARAFETLGAKLDMLTNISNYGFPDDYAKQRESIVNELTVEDVKALIDNYIKPNQMIYLIVGDAKTQLGKLEDLGFGKPVLLNAE is encoded by the coding sequence ATGAAACATCTTAAAACATTATTATTAAGTCTATTCATTTTAATAGCATTTTCAGCATGTAAACAAAACGAAGCAAAAGAAACTACACAAGAGTTTAAAGTCGATTTTGAAAAATTCACATTGGACAACGGATTACAGGTTATTCTTCATGTAGATAAGTCAGATCCTTTAGCAGCAGTAGCTTTAACTGCTCATGTTGGTTCAGCTAGAGAAAAAGAAGGCCGTACAGGTTTTGCTCACTTGTTTGAGCACTTATTATTCCTAGAATCAGAGAACTTGGGTAAAGGAGGTTTAGACCAAATGAGTGCTCGTATTGGTGGATCTGGTGCAAATGGTTCTACAAGTAGAGACCGAACAAATTATTTTCAAACAGTACCAATAGATGCTTTAGAAAAAATGATTTGGGCTGAAGCAGATAAATTAGGTTACTTTATTAACACAGTTACAGAACCTGTTTTAGCTAAAGAAAAGCAAGTCGTTAAAAATGAAAAACGCCAACGTGTAGACAATAGACCTTATGGACATAATTCATCTGTAATTAATAGCAATCTTTACCCTTCTGGTCATCCATACAGTTGGGAGGTTATTGGATCTTTAGAAGATTTACAAAACGCCACATTAGACGATGTAAAAGAATTTTACAAACGTTGGTATGTACCTAATAATGTCACCTTAACTATTGCAGGTGATATTGATGTTGCACAAACAAAAGCATGGGTGAAAAAATATTTTGACGAAATTCCTAAAGGTGATGATATTCCAAAAATTGAAAAACAATCTGTGTCCTTAAAAGCATCTAAACGCTTTTTTTACGAAGATAATTTTGCGCGCGCTCCAAGGTTAACCATGACTTGGCCATCAGTTTACCAATATCACCCAGATGCATATGCCTTGAGCGTATTGTCACAATATTTAACAGAAGGAAAAAAGGCACCTTTAAATAAAATTTTAGTTGAAGATCAGCAATTAACAAGTAGTGTAAGACTATCTCAAAATTCATCAGAAATTGCTGGACAACTAATGTTAAGTGTCACTGCTTTTAATCAAACTAACTTAAACACAATAGCAGCTGGAATAAATGACGGTTTCAGAGATTTTGAGGTGAATGGTATTTCTGAAACGGATTTAAACCGTATTAAAGCTGGTCAAGAAACCTCGTTTTATAATGGTCTTTCTAGTGTTTTAGGAAAAGGATTTCAGTTAGCGCAATACGAAATCTTTGCAGGAGATCCTGGATTTATTAATAAAGACGTTAAAAATATTTTAGCTGTGACACCAGAAGATGTTATGCGTGTTTATGACAAGTATATAAAAGACAAAAATTATATAGCAACGAGTTTCGTACCCAAAGGACAAATGAATTTGGTTTTAGACAACTCTCAATTAGCTAATGTTGTTGAAGAAAAAATTATTGAAGGCGCTGAAGAAGAATTTGACCCAAGTCTAGCTGCGTCTTACGAAAAGACACCAAGTAGTTTTGATAGAAGTATTGAACCTCCTTATGGAAAAAGCCCAGAACTGAATATTCCACAAGTTTGGAAACACGAATTAGATTCTGGTATTAACGTTTTCGGGATACAAAATACTGAAGTTCCTTTGGTACAATTTGAAATGCAAATCGATGGTGGGCTTTTATTAGAAAGTAAAGATAAAGTTGGTGTTTCTAACCTTTTGGCTAGATTAATGACTAAAGGCACTAAAAATAAAACGCCTGAGCAATTAGAGAATGCTATTGAAAGTTTAGGGGCAAGAATTTCTACCTATGCTACAGACGAAAGTATTGTTATCTCTGGAAATACCTTGTCTAAGCATTTTAATGAAACAATGGATTTAGTCACAGAAATTCTATTAGAACCAAGATGGGACGAAAAAGAATTTGGGTTACTAAAACAAAGTACCATTAGTAGTATTCAGCGCAGTAAAGCCAATCCAAATAGCATAGCTTCTAATGAATTTGCTAAGTTACTTTATGGTGAGCAAAACATTTTAGCTTATAATAATAGTGGTACTGAAACTTCAGTAAATAGTATTACTATAATGGATTTACAGAATTATTACAATACTAATCTTACACCAAAGTTAACCAACATGCATGTTGTAGGCGCAATTTCAGAAACTGATGTCATTACTACTTTAGAAAAGATAAATAACACTTGGGAAGCTAAAAACGTTGTATTACCAGAATTAGCAATTCCACTGTATCCTAAAACTTCAAAAGTATATTTTTATGATGTTCCTGGAGCTAAACAGTCCGAAATTCGTTTTGGCTATCCAGCATTAAAAACTACTCACAAGGATTATTATAAGGCTTCAGTGATGAATTATAGACTAGGTGGAGGAAGTTTTGCATCACAACTAACACAGCAATTACGAGAAGGCAAAGGGTATACTTACGGTATTCGCTCTCGTTTCTCTGGTTCTTCGCATCAAGGAGAATTCACTATTAGTAGTGGTATACGAACAAATGTAACGTACGAAGCAACAAGTTTAGTAAAACAGATTTTAGAAGATTATGGAACAAATTATTCTGAAACTGATTTAGATGTTACCAAAGGTTACACTATTAAAAGTAATGCTAGAGCTTTTGAAACGCTTGGAGCAAAATTAGACATGTTGACAAATATTAGTAACTATGGATTTCCAGATGATTATGCAAAACAACGCGAGTCTATTGTTAATGAGCTAACGGTTGAAGATGTAAAAGCTCTAATTGACAATTACATTAAACCTAATCAAATGATTTATTTAATTGTTGGTGATGCAAAAACACAATTGGGTAAGCTAGAAGATTTAGGTTTTGGAAAGCCTGTTTTATTGAACGCTGAATAA
- a CDS encoding M14 family metallopeptidase: MQKLLVLLLVGFSFQTLSIAQSIQSPSDFLGYDIGTQFSRHHQVVDYFQSIANVLPNQVKFEKYGETNERRELYLTYVSSEENIKNLETIRENNLKNTGLIDGTPTSTNTAIVWLSYNVHGNEASSTEASMLTLYKLLTERQDLLENTVVIIDPCINPDGRDRYVNWYNETASQPYDIDRKASEHNEPWPGGRPNHYLFDLNRDWAWATQVETALRLKVYNKWMPHIHVDFHEQGINEPYYFAPAAEPFHEIISDWQRDFQTQIGKNHAKYFDAEGWLFFTRERFDLFYPSYGDTYPTYMGAIGMTYEQGGHGMAGLGILNDEGHVLTLIERLTHHTTTGISTVEIASKNAKQLNSEFAKFFDNSNLKYKSYVLKGNSDNLKSLKNLLNTHEIAYENANGSKVSGYNYKTGQQSSMNVNSDALVIHTNQPKGKMIKVLFEPDAKLSDSLTYDITAWSIPYAYGLDAIASTSKANSTKKFEPKELQILYDAYGYVSKWNSLNDAKFLADLLKNNFKVRFTEKPFSSSGSDFERGSLIITKGDNKHIKDFVKSLNKIAQRHSHFMTTINTGFSQTTPDIGSPDIKLINKQKIAVLSGEGTSSLSYGEIWHFFEQQLHYPITSINTDHLSRTNLDKFNVLIIPNGYYGSVLNEGNMKKLKDWVRAGGKVIAIDGALRSFTGKEGFSLNYKKSKGDEDEDNLTPYADREREYSNNLITGAVFNTEVDNTHPMAFGYNDHYFTLKRGSSAYSLLSNGYNVSYINDTKVYSGFAGKNALKNLDQTLVFGEEQMGNGSFIYMAENTLFRSFWENGKLFLVNSIFFVNNNVYEL, translated from the coding sequence ATGCAAAAATTATTAGTTCTACTACTTGTCGGATTTAGTTTTCAAACCTTATCAATTGCTCAAAGTATTCAATCTCCTAGCGACTTTTTAGGTTATGACATAGGCACACAATTTAGTCGTCATCACCAAGTTGTTGATTATTTTCAGTCTATTGCAAATGTACTTCCTAATCAAGTAAAGTTTGAAAAATATGGAGAAACCAATGAGCGCAGAGAACTATACTTAACTTATGTTTCTAGCGAAGAGAATATTAAAAACCTAGAAACTATTCGTGAGAATAATCTAAAAAATACAGGTTTAATAGATGGCACACCAACATCTACAAATACTGCAATTGTTTGGTTGAGTTATAACGTTCATGGTAATGAAGCATCTAGTACAGAAGCTTCTATGTTAACGCTTTACAAATTGCTAACTGAACGACAAGATTTACTAGAGAACACTGTAGTTATAATAGACCCTTGTATTAATCCAGATGGTAGAGATCGTTACGTTAATTGGTATAATGAAACTGCAAGTCAACCATACGATATAGACAGAAAAGCAAGTGAACATAATGAACCTTGGCCAGGAGGTCGTCCTAATCATTATCTTTTTGATTTAAATAGAGATTGGGCTTGGGCAACACAAGTAGAAACTGCATTACGCCTTAAAGTTTATAACAAATGGATGCCTCATATTCATGTAGATTTTCATGAACAAGGTATTAATGAGCCTTATTATTTTGCACCTGCGGCTGAGCCTTTTCATGAAATTATTAGTGATTGGCAACGTGATTTTCAAACACAAATAGGAAAAAATCATGCAAAGTATTTTGATGCCGAAGGTTGGTTGTTTTTTACAAGAGAGCGTTTTGATTTATTCTATCCGAGTTATGGTGACACGTATCCTACTTATATGGGAGCGATTGGTATGACCTACGAACAAGGTGGTCACGGCATGGCTGGACTAGGAATTTTGAATGACGAAGGTCATGTTTTGACGTTAATAGAACGGCTTACTCATCATACCACAACAGGAATTTCAACAGTTGAAATTGCCTCAAAAAATGCCAAACAATTAAATTCGGAATTTGCAAAGTTCTTTGATAATTCTAACTTAAAATATAAGAGTTATGTCTTAAAAGGTAATTCTGATAACTTGAAAAGTTTAAAAAATCTACTCAATACCCATGAAATTGCTTACGAAAATGCTAATGGGTCAAAAGTTTCTGGTTACAACTACAAGACAGGCCAACAAAGCAGCATGAATGTTAATAGTGATGCTTTGGTGATACATACTAATCAGCCAAAAGGAAAAATGATCAAAGTTCTATTTGAACCAGATGCTAAACTCTCAGATTCATTAACCTATGATATTACAGCTTGGTCAATACCTTATGCTTATGGTTTGGACGCTATTGCAAGTACTTCTAAAGCAAATAGCACTAAAAAATTTGAACCTAAAGAACTACAAATATTGTATGATGCTTATGGTTACGTTAGTAAATGGAACTCCTTAAATGATGCCAAATTTTTAGCGGATTTGTTAAAGAATAATTTTAAGGTGAGATTTACAGAAAAACCTTTTAGCTCAAGCGGATCAGATTTTGAGCGTGGTTCATTAATTATAACCAAAGGTGATAATAAGCACATTAAAGATTTTGTGAAATCTTTAAATAAAATAGCACAGAGACACTCGCATTTTATGACTACAATCAATACTGGGTTTTCTCAGACCACACCAGATATTGGCTCTCCAGATATTAAGTTAATTAATAAACAAAAAATTGCAGTATTATCTGGTGAAGGTACATCTTCATTAAGTTATGGAGAAATCTGGCATTTCTTTGAACAACAATTGCATTACCCAATAACTTCAATAAATACAGATCATTTAAGTAGAACCAACTTAGATAAATTTAATGTATTAATAATTCCTAATGGCTATTATGGCAGCGTACTAAATGAAGGAAATATGAAAAAACTAAAAGACTGGGTTCGTGCTGGAGGAAAGGTCATAGCTATAGACGGAGCATTGCGAAGTTTTACTGGTAAAGAAGGGTTTAGCTTAAATTATAAAAAATCTAAGGGGGATGAAGACGAAGACAATTTAACTCCTTACGCAGATCGTGAACGTGAGTATAGCAACAATTTAATTACAGGAGCCGTTTTTAACACTGAAGTAGACAATACTCATCCTATGGCTTTTGGGTATAACGATCACTATTTTACACTTAAGCGAGGTAGCTCTGCATATAGCCTATTAAGCAATGGTTATAATGTGTCGTATATAAATGACACAAAAGTATATTCAGGTTTTGCTGGAAAAAATGCACTAAAAAATTTAGACCAAACTTTAGTATTTGGGGAAGAACAAATGGGTAATGGCAGCTTTATATATATGGCAGAAAACACATTATTTAGAAGCTTTTGGGAAAATGGAAAATTATTTTTGGTGAACTCTATTTTCTTTGTGAATAATAATGTCTATGAGCTATAA
- the bshC gene encoding bacillithiol biosynthesis cysteine-adding enzyme BshC: MPTNYIPFRETNYFSDFICDYLDEKPKLKPLYNRFPAIGNFEAQIEEKLHSEIVREPYRKVLVDVLTKQYSQINTSELTLQNIENLNSENTFTITTGHQLNLFTGPLYFLFKIISAINLTKQLKTSYPNYNFVPVYWMASEDHDFDEINYFNFRGKKIQWNSNQSGAVGHFNTEGLDAVFEVVSAEFGLGKNAEQLKKWFKDAYLQHNNLANATRYLANELFGKHGLVILDSDHKDLKRLFIPNIEKELVEQIGFNEVSKTNSSLEDLGLKIQVNPREINFFYLDKDLRERIVFEDNLFKVNNTNISWSKSELLKHLDEMPERFSPNVIMRPLYQEVILPNLCYIGGGGEMIYWLQLKSNFKVHNVTFPMLLLRNSVLVKTKKQTSKLENLNISDKDLFLKRSSFINKKVRKISNVDIDFSKQLKYLEQQFEDLYKLAEQTDKSFIGAVKAQEVKQLKGIEHLEKRLLKAQKKKLADQISRCTELQEQLFPNQSLQERNTNFSELYLEYGDSLIDELIKLLEPLNGEFTIITI; this comes from the coding sequence ATGCCAACCAACTATATTCCTTTTAGAGAAACCAATTACTTCTCTGATTTTATTTGTGATTATTTGGATGAAAAGCCAAAGTTAAAGCCTTTATACAATCGATTTCCAGCAATAGGAAATTTTGAGGCACAGATAGAAGAAAAGCTTCATTCTGAAATTGTTAGGGAACCTTATAGAAAGGTTTTGGTTGATGTACTTACCAAACAATATTCACAAATAAACACATCAGAATTAACACTTCAAAATATTGAAAATTTAAATTCTGAAAATACGTTTACCATTACAACTGGTCATCAATTAAATTTATTTACTGGGCCTTTATATTTTCTATTCAAGATTATTTCTGCCATTAATCTTACTAAACAATTAAAAACATCTTATCCTAACTATAACTTTGTGCCTGTCTATTGGATGGCTTCAGAAGATCATGATTTTGATGAGATCAATTATTTTAATTTTAGAGGCAAGAAAATACAATGGAATTCTAACCAATCTGGTGCAGTAGGGCATTTTAATACTGAAGGTTTAGATGCTGTTTTTGAAGTCGTTTCAGCAGAATTTGGATTAGGAAAAAATGCAGAACAATTAAAAAAATGGTTTAAAGATGCGTATTTGCAACACAATAATTTAGCAAATGCAACACGTTATTTGGCAAATGAATTATTTGGGAAACATGGTTTGGTGATTTTAGATTCTGACCACAAAGATTTAAAACGTTTATTTATTCCTAATATAGAAAAAGAACTCGTTGAACAAATTGGTTTTAATGAGGTTTCAAAGACGAATAGTAGTCTTGAAGATTTAGGGTTAAAAATTCAAGTGAATCCAAGAGAGATTAATTTTTTCTATTTAGATAAAGATTTAAGAGAACGAATCGTTTTTGAAGATAACCTGTTTAAAGTAAACAATACAAATATATCTTGGAGTAAGAGCGAATTATTAAAACACCTCGATGAGATGCCAGAACGTTTTTCTCCAAACGTAATTATGCGTCCATTATACCAAGAAGTTATTTTACCGAACCTCTGTTACATAGGTGGTGGTGGAGAAATGATTTATTGGTTGCAATTAAAATCTAATTTTAAAGTGCATAATGTCACTTTTCCAATGTTATTGTTACGGAATTCTGTATTGGTAAAAACGAAAAAGCAAACGTCTAAATTAGAGAATCTTAATATTTCAGATAAAGACCTGTTTTTAAAGCGTAGTAGTTTTATTAATAAGAAAGTTAGAAAAATATCTAATGTAGATATCGATTTTTCTAAACAGTTAAAATATTTAGAACAGCAGTTTGAAGATTTATATAAGCTAGCTGAGCAAACGGATAAATCGTTTATAGGCGCTGTAAAAGCTCAAGAGGTAAAGCAATTAAAAGGTATAGAGCACCTTGAAAAGAGATTACTTAAAGCACAAAAAAAGAAATTAGCAGACCAAATAAGTCGCTGTACAGAATTACAAGAGCAATTATTTCCTAACCAGAGCTTACAAGAGCGAAACACTAATTTTTCTGAATTGTATTTAGAGTATGGTGATAGTTTAATTGATGAGTTGATAAAGCTTTTAGAACCCTTAAATGGTGAATTTACTATTATCACTATTTAG
- a CDS encoding cadherin repeat domain-containing protein: MKFKFNFLLFFGLALIISCSADDTVEVDNFTPSASDITLTIDENPSNGQTLCNVATNLTGSLVYSISSQSPTGAIAINNATGEITINDSSKFDYEINSIIEATITVTNSLDSAISDILITLNNIDDILSFLSTSQQAYQNAMNGEWILVTEDEYNMLATKLYDIQRASTSDEHYNIDITTSYDSGYYTYSNNNGIDIAPSQYIFAIKYKGDDDGVTDAKVKVSSNNIDEGFIDLGQTLLEHNAGDKYFVLKGNSQSFDSTSYLGISGRLAYVNVADHNFKYKFGDSEDLTSNCTGIALYQGLTTTVKQWD, translated from the coding sequence ATGAAATTCAAATTTAATTTTCTTTTATTTTTCGGCTTAGCATTAATTATTTCTTGTTCAGCGGATGACACTGTAGAGGTAGATAATTTCACACCAAGTGCCTCAGATATAACATTAACAATTGATGAGAATCCATCAAATGGCCAAACATTATGCAATGTAGCAACAAATCTAACTGGTTCCTTAGTTTATAGTATCTCTTCACAATCACCAACAGGTGCCATCGCAATTAATAATGCAACTGGCGAAATCACGATAAATGATAGTTCAAAATTCGACTATGAAATAAACTCTATTATAGAAGCTACAATTACAGTCACTAACTCGCTAGATAGTGCCATATCTGATATATTAATTACATTAAATAATATTGATGATATCTTATCTTTTTTAAGTACCTCACAACAAGCTTATCAAAATGCTATGAATGGTGAGTGGATACTAGTTACTGAAGATGAGTATAATATGCTAGCAACTAAATTATATGATATTCAAAGAGCTAGCACTTCAGATGAACATTATAATATTGACATAACAACAAGCTATGATTCAGGATATTATACATACTCAAACAATAACGGTATTGACATCGCTCCTTCACAATACATATTTGCTATAAAATATAAAGGTGATGATGATGGCGTAACTGATGCTAAGGTGAAGGTTTCTAGTAATAATATTGATGAAGGATTTATTGACTTAGGTCAAACCTTACTAGAACATAATGCTGGTGATAAATATTTTGTTTTAAAAGGAAACTCACAAAGTTTTGATTCTACATCTTACTTAGGTATCTCTGGTCGACTAGCATATGTAAATGTAGCAGATCATAATTTTAAATATAAATTTGGAGATAGTGAAGACTTGACCAGTAATTGCACAGGTATTGCTTTATATCAAGGTTTAACTACAACTGTAAAGCAATGGGACTAA
- a CDS encoding T9SS type A sorting domain-containing protein codes for MFCQSNLLIADQLNLQNGSNENLELFNAINNPNLACILVDNPVAVISNTDGIYDNWFKDDSSSYKTFCSDADNDGIPNEDDLCPTTEFGAAVDLFGCAIPNLPNDNFAISITGETCLNSNNVKITIVAQELYTYDVLLEREDFYEEYNFTNDIDIFNLLAGTYQMCVTIEEWPNYESCYTIVITQPDPLEIFTCRVINTNDFSLNMSGSNSYNIKFNGDAFTTHSSAITLQLEEGVNRVEVSTDLECQGVYKDLIILTDDFLVYPNPFRDEIKINNGKEGGEVIVNIYSTIGQLVLNKTYINQGIEIRVDTSSLPTGMYLISIQTEAIVSTYKIVKK; via the coding sequence TTGTTTTGCCAATCTAATTTATTAATTGCTGATCAACTTAATTTGCAAAATGGAAGTAATGAAAATTTAGAACTTTTCAATGCTATAAATAATCCAAATTTAGCATGTATTTTGGTAGATAATCCAGTGGCTGTAATTTCAAATACTGATGGAATATATGACAATTGGTTTAAAGATGATTCGTCTAGTTATAAAACATTTTGTTCTGATGCAGATAATGATGGTATTCCTAATGAAGATGATCTTTGTCCTACAACTGAGTTTGGTGCTGCTGTTGATTTATTTGGTTGTGCTATTCCAAATTTGCCCAATGATAACTTTGCAATTTCAATAACTGGTGAAACCTGTCTTAATAGCAATAATGTTAAAATCACTATTGTAGCACAAGAGTTATATACATATGATGTTTTACTTGAGCGTGAAGATTTTTATGAAGAATACAATTTTACGAACGACATTGATATTTTCAATCTATTGGCTGGTACTTATCAAATGTGTGTTACGATCGAAGAATGGCCAAATTATGAAAGCTGTTATACTATTGTTATAACACAACCAGATCCCTTAGAAATATTTACCTGTCGAGTTATAAATACAAATGATTTTTCGCTAAACATGTCTGGAAGTAATAGTTATAATATTAAATTTAATGGTGACGCATTCACTACACACAGTTCAGCAATTACACTTCAGTTAGAGGAAGGGGTTAATAGAGTAGAAGTGAGTACAGATTTAGAATGCCAAGGTGTTTATAAAGACCTAATTATTTTAACAGACGATTTTCTGGTATACCCAAATCCTTTTAGAGATGAAATTAAGATTAATAATGGTAAAGAAGGCGGTGAAGTTATAGTAAATATTTACTCAACAATCGGACAATTAGTTTTAAATAAAACATATATAAATCAAGGCATAGAGATTCGTGTTGATACCAGTTCTTTACCTACAGGAATGTATTTAATCTCTATACAAACTGAGGCTATAGTGTCTACATATAAAATTGTAAAAAAATGA
- the guaA gene encoding glutamine-hydrolyzing GMP synthase, translating into MQNNKVLILDFGSQYTQLIARRVRELNIYCEIHPFNKIPSASESFKAVVLSGSPNSVRGEDVLHPDLSGIRGEKPLLAVCYGAQYLAHFSGGEVAESNTREYGRANLNFVKEDEDFFTGISKGSQVWMSHSDTIKKLPSNGVLLASTHDVKNAAFKIDGETTYAIQFHPEVYHSTDGRQLLENFLVHIAQVEQDWTPDSFVDETVNALKEQLGDDKVVLGLSGGVDSSVAAMLLHKAIGKNLYCIFVNNGLLRKNEFTDVLKQYEGMGLNVKGVDASARFLDALKGLSDPEKKRKAIGAEFIAVFDDEAHLIQDVKWLAQGTIYPDVIESVSATGGPSATIKSHHNVGGLPDYMKLKVVEPLKALFKDEVRRVGASMHMDSQLLGRHPFPGPGLAIRILGDLTEEKVRILQEVDAIFINNLRSWDLYDKVWQAGAMLLPVNSVGVMGDERTYEKCVALRAVESTDGMTADWVNLPYEFLQKTSNEIINKVKGVNRVVYDISSKPPATIEWE; encoded by the coding sequence ATGCAAAATAACAAAGTCCTTATTTTAGATTTCGGATCGCAATACACGCAACTTATAGCGCGTCGTGTGAGAGAGTTAAATATTTATTGCGAAATCCATCCATTCAATAAAATCCCCTCAGCTTCCGAAAGCTTTAAAGCTGTCGTTTTATCTGGTAGTCCAAATTCAGTTAGAGGTGAAGATGTTTTACATCCAGACCTTTCAGGAATTAGAGGTGAAAAACCACTGTTAGCAGTTTGCTATGGTGCACAATATTTAGCACATTTTTCAGGAGGAGAAGTTGCAGAATCTAATACCAGAGAATATGGTAGAGCTAACTTAAACTTCGTTAAAGAGGATGAAGATTTCTTTACAGGAATTTCTAAAGGAAGTCAAGTTTGGATGAGTCACAGTGATACGATTAAAAAATTGCCATCTAATGGTGTTTTATTAGCCAGTACTCATGACGTTAAAAATGCAGCTTTTAAGATAGATGGTGAAACAACATATGCTATTCAGTTTCATCCAGAAGTATATCATTCCACAGATGGTCGTCAATTACTAGAAAACTTTTTAGTCCATATAGCTCAAGTTGAACAAGATTGGACACCAGATTCTTTTGTTGACGAAACTGTAAATGCACTTAAAGAACAATTAGGTGACGATAAAGTCGTTTTAGGATTGTCTGGAGGTGTAGATTCTTCAGTGGCTGCAATGTTACTGCATAAGGCCATTGGAAAAAACCTTTATTGCATCTTTGTAAATAACGGCTTACTTCGTAAAAATGAGTTTACCGATGTATTAAAGCAATACGAAGGGATGGGATTGAACGTTAAAGGTGTAGATGCTTCGGCACGCTTTTTGGATGCGTTAAAGGGATTGAGTGATCCTGAAAAGAAAAGAAAAGCAATTGGAGCCGAGTTTATTGCTGTTTTTGATGATGAAGCACATTTAATACAGGATGTAAAGTGGTTAGCACAAGGCACCATTTATCCAGATGTTATAGAGAGTGTATCGGCAACAGGAGGACCAAGTGCAACAATAAAGAGTCATCATAACGTAGGTGGTTTACCTGATTATATGAAATTAAAAGTTGTAGAGCCTCTGAAAGCCTTGTTTAAAGATGAAGTAAGACGGGTAGGTGCTTCAATGCATATGGATTCTCAATTGTTAGGTCGTCATCCATTTCCGGGTCCTGGATTGGCAATTCGTATCCTTGGAGATCTAACTGAAGAGAAAGTACGTATATTACAAGAGGTAGATGCTATTTTTATTAATAATCTAAGATCTTGGGATTTATACGATAAAGTATGGCAAGCAGGTGCAATGTTGTTACCGGTGAATAGTGTAGGAGTGATGGGAGATGAGCGTACTTACGAAAAATGTGTGGCACTGAGAGCTGTAGAGAGTACAGACGGAATGACTGCAGATTGGGTGAATTTACCTTATGAGTTTTTGCAAAAAACCTCAAACGAAATTATAAATAAAGTAAAAGGTGTGAATAGAGTTGTTTATGATATTAGCTCTAAACCACCTGCAACTATAGAATGGGAATAG